GCCGCCGCGCCGCTTGAGCTCCAGGGCCAGGTGCAGCACCACGCGGGCGCCGGACATGCCGATGGGGTGGCCGAGCGCGATGGCGCCGCCGTTGACGTTCACCTTTTCAGGGGTGACGCCGAGGTCCTTCATTGACTGGTGGGCGACCGCGGCGAAGGCCTCGTTGATCTCGATCAGGTCCAGGTCGGCGACCTCCAGGCCCTCCTTCTTCAGGGCGTGCAGGATGGCGTTGGACGGCTGCGACTGGAGCGAGTTGTCCGGGCCGGCCACGTTGCCGTGGGCGCCGATCTCGGCGATCCACTCCAGGCCCAGCTCCTCCGCCTTGGCCTTGCTCATGACGACCACGGCGGCCGCGCCGTCGGAGATCTGCGAGGAGGTGCCGGCGGTGATGGTGCCGTCCTTGGCGAAGGCCGGGCGGAGCTTGCCGAGGGACTCGGCGGTGGTCTCGGCGCGGATGCCCTCGTCCTGGGAGAAGACGACCGGGTCGCCCTTGCGCTGCGGGATCTCGACCGGGGTGATCTCCGCCTCGAAGACGCCGTTCTTCTGGGCGGCGGCGGCGCGCTGGTGCGACAGGGCGGCGATCTCGTCCTGGACCCCGCGCGGGATGCCCAGGCGGGTGTTGTGCTTCTCGGTCGACTCGCCCATGGCGATGTTCTCGAAGGCGTCGGTCAGACCGTCGTACGCCATGGCGTCGAGCATCTCGATGGCGCCGTACTTGTAGCCCTCGCGGGACTTGGGCAGCAGGTGCGGGGCGTTGGTCATGGACTCCTGGCCGCCGGCGACGACGACGTCGAACTCGCCCGCGCGGATCAGCTGGTCGGCGAGCGCGATGGCGTCGAGACCGGAGAGGCACACCTTGTTGACGGTGAGGGCCGGGACGTTCATCGGGATGCCGGCCTTGACGGCGGCCTGGCGGGCGGGGATCTGCCCGGCGCCCGCCTGCAGCACCTGGCCCATGATCACGTACTGCACCTGGTCGCCGCCGATGCCGGCACGGTCCAGGGCGGCCTTGATCGCGAAACCGCCGAGGTCGGCGCCCGAGAAGGACTTGAGCGAGCCGAGCAGGCGACCCATGGGCGTGCGGGCGCCCGCGACGATCACTGAGGTGGTACCGGTCGTTCCAGACATGAGGCACAGCCCCTTGGGATGAGGAGTGAACGAGGGTTTACCGCCAATGTACTGAGCGGTGCCGCGCCGGGTCACCGGCCTGCCGGTGTGATCGCGCGCACGTTGCGTAACCATCCGCCCGGCGCTGCACTGGAGGCATGCTGACGCGAATCGACCACATCGGAATCGCCTGCCGGAACCTCGACGAGACCGTCGCGTTCTACAAGGCCACGTACGGTTTCGAGGTCTTCCACGAAGAGGTCAACGAGGAGCAGGGCGTCCGCGAGGCCATGCTCAAGATCAACGAGACCTCGGACGGCGGGGCCTCCTACCTCCAGCTCCTGGAGCCGACCCGGGAGGACTCGGCGGTGGGCAAGTGGCTCGCCAAGAACGGCGAGGGCGTGCACCACATCGCCTTCGGCACCGCGGACGTGGACGGGGACGCGGAGGCCATCCGCGGCAAGGGCGTCCGGGTGCTCTACGACGAGCCGCGGATCGGTTCCATGGGCTCCCGCATCACCTTCCTGCACCCCAAGGACTGCCACGGCGTGCTGACCGAACTGGTCACCTCGGCGGAGCCCTCGGCTGACCACTCCTCAGCGGAGCACTGACCTCCGGATTCCCGGCCCGGTAGAGTGGGCGACTCCGGGCCGGGGCCGGTCGGAGCCGTGTGCGCACGGCACCGAAGTCGGGATGTCGGGGTCGTCCGATCTGCCACGATTCCCCGGGGGTCCGTCCTCGTCCGTGAGGGCGTGACCGCTGGAGTTGCGACCAGGGTTGGGGTCTCCCCTGCTCGAAGAGCTCGGGGAAGGATGGGACCGCGCAGTGCGGGGCTACGAACGCCAGGAGAGCCAGCGAGCTGAAGACGACCACCTCTCGCGGTTCGAAGCCGAGATGGACCGGCTGAAGACCGAGCGGGAGAAGGCCGTCCAGCACGCCGAGGACCTCGGCTACCAGGTCGAGGTGTTGCGCGCCAAGCTCCACGAGGCGCGCCGCACCATCGCGTCGCGGCCCGCGTACGACAGTGCGGACATCGGCTACCAGGCCGAGCAGATGCTGCGCAACGCGCAGGTGCAGGCCGAGCAGCTGCGCCAGGACGCCGAGCGCGAGCTGCGGGAGGCGCGCGCCCAGACGCAGCGGATCCTGCAGGAGCACGCGGAGCAGCAGGCCCGGCTCCAGTCGGAGCTGCACACCGAGGCCGTCACGCGCCGCCAGCAGCTCGACCAGGAGCTGAACGAGCGCCGCCAGACCGTCGAGTCGCACGTCAACGAGAACGTGGCGTGGGCCGAGCAGCTGCGGGCCCGTACGGAGGCGCAGGCCCGCCGGCTGATGGAGGAGTCCCGCGCCGAGGCCGAGCAGTCGCTGGCCGCCGCGCGCGCCGAGGCGGCCCGGGTCGCCGAGGAGACCCGTCGCCGGATCGGTACCGAGGCCGAGGCGGCCCGTGCCGAGGCGGAAGCGATTCTGCTGCGCGCCCGCAAGGACGCCGAGCGGATGCTGGGCGCCGCCTCCAGCCAGGCCCAGGAGGCCACCAGCCACGCCGAGCAGCTGCGCTCGGCCACCACCGCCGAGACCGAGCAGGCCCGCCGCGAGGCCGCCGAGCTGTCCCGGGCGGCGGAGCAGCGCCTCCAGGAGGCCGAGGAGAGGCTGCGCGAGGCCCGTACGGAGGCCGAGCGGGCGCTCAGCGAGGCCAAGGAGTCGGCGGCGAAGCAGCTCGCCTCCGCCGAGTCGGTCAACGAGCAGCGCACCCGCACCGCGAAGGCGGAGATCGCGCGCCTGGTCGGCGAGGCCACCAAGGAGGCCGAGGCCCTCAAGGAGCAGGCCGGGGAGAAGCTGCGCGAGGCGACCGCCGAGGCCGAGAAGCTGGTCTCGGAGGCCTCGGAGAAGGCCCGTACGGTCGCCGCCGAGGATTCCGCCGCCGCGCTCGCCAAGGCCGCGCGGACCGCCGAGGAGGTCCTGAGCAAGGCGTCGCAGGACGCCCAGGAGACCACCCGCAAGGCGGCCGAGGAGGCCGAGCGGATCCGGCGCGAGGCAGAGGCCGAGGCGGACCGGCTGCGGTCCACCGCCGAGGAGCAGGCCGACGAGCTGCTCGGCTCGGCGAAGGACGACACCAAGGAGTACCGCGCCAAGACGGTCGAGCTGCAGGAGGAGGCGCGCCGGCTGCGCGGCGAGGCCGAGCAGCTGCGGGCCGAGGCGATCGCCGAGGGCGAGCGGATCCGCGGCGAGGCCCGGCGCGAGGCCGTCGGCCAGATCGAGGAGTCGGCGAAGACCGCCGAGGAGCTGCTGACCAAGGCCCGCAGGGACGCGGAGGAACTGCGGACGAGCGCGGGCGCCGAGAGCGAGCGGGTCCGCGGCGAGGCCGTGGAGCGGGCGCAGACCCTGCGCACCCAGGCCGAGGAGACGCTGGAGCGCACCCGCGCCGAGGCCGAGCGGATGCGCGCCGAGGCCGAGGAGCAGGCCGAGTCGGTCAAGGAGGCGGCCGAGGAGATCGCCGTCGCCGTGCGCGACGAGGCCGAGCGGGCCGCCGCGGCCCGGCAGGCGGAGGCGGCCGAGGAGCTGACCCGGCTGCACACCGAGGCGGAGGCAAAGCTGTCGGCCGCCGGCGAGGAGCTGACCGACGCGCGGGCCGAGGCCGAGCGGATCCGGCGCGAGGCCGCCGAGGAGAGCGAGCGGCAGCGCGCGGAGGCCGCGGAGCGCGTCCGGACGCTGCAGGCGCAGGCCGAGCAGGAGGCCGAGCGGCTGCGCGCGGAGGCGTCCCAGGACGCGTCCACCGCGCGGGCCGAGGCGGAGTCCGCGGCGACGACGCTGCGCGAGGAGGCCGGGGCCGAGGCCGAGCGGCTGCGGTCCGAGGCGCAGGAGACCGCCGACCGGGTGCGGGCCGAGGCCGCGTCCGCCGCCGAGCGGGTCGCCGCCGAGGCCGCGGAGGCGCTGGCCGCCGCGCAGGAGGAGGCCAACCGGCGCCGCCGGGAGGCCGAGGAGACGCTGGACTCGGCGCGGTCCGAGGCCGACCGGGAGCGCGAGCACGCCCGGGAGCGGAGCGAGGAGCTGCTGGCCTCCGCGCGCAAGCGGGTGGAGGAGGCCCAGGCCGAGGCGCACCGCCTGGTCGAGGAGGCCGACGCCCGCGCCACGGAGCTGGTGTCCGGCGCCCAGCAGACCGCCCAGGACGTGCGGGACTCGGTCTCCGGGCTGCGCGAGACGGCCGAGGAGGAGATCGCCGGGCTGCGCAGCGCGGCCGAGCACGCGGCGGAGCGCACCCGGACCGAGGCGCAGGAGGAGGCGGACCGGGTCCGCGCCGACGCGTACGAGGAGCGGGAGCGGGCCACCGAGGACGCGAACCGCACCCGCGAGCGCGCGCGGGAGGAGTCCGAGGCGGCGAAGGCGCTGGCCGAGCGGACGGTCACGGACGCCCTCGCGGAGGCGGAGAAGCTGCGGGCGGACACCGCGGAGTACGCGCAGCGGGTACGGACCGAGGCGACGGACGCGCTGGCCTCGTCCGAGCAGGACGCGGCCCGCACCCGTGCGGACGCCCGGGACGACGCCAACCGGATCCGTTCGGAGGCGGCCGCCCAGTCGGAGACGGTGGTCGGCGAGGCGCGCGCGGAGGCCGAGCGGATCACGGCCGAGGCCGAGCAGGTCCTGGACGAGGCCCGGCAGGCGGCCGACAAGCGGCGCTCCGACGCGGCCGAGCAGGCCGACGCGCTCGTGGGCGAGGCGACGGCCGAGGCCGAGCGGCTCACCGCCGAGGCCGCGCTGGTCCTGGACGAGGCCCGGGAGACCGCCGACAAGCGGCGCTCCGACGCGGCCGAGCAGGCCGACGCCCTGGTCGCCGAGGCCACGGCCGAGGCCGAGCGGATCACGACCGAGGCCGCAGAGCTCCTGGAGAGCACCGAGCAGGACGCGACCCGGCTCCGTACGGAGGCCGAACAGGTCAAGGTGGACGGCGAGGCGCACGCGCAGGCGCTGCGCACGGCCGCGCTGGAGGACGCCGACCGGATTCTGGACGAGGCCCGGCAGGCGGCCGACAAGCGGCGCTCCGACGCGGCCGAGCAGGCCGACGCCCTGGTCGCCGAGGCCACGGCCGAGGCCGAGCGGATCACGACCGAGGCCGTCGAGCTGCTGGAGAGCACCGAGCAGGACGCGGCCCGGCTGCGGGCCGAGGCCGAGCAGGTCAAGGCCGACGGCGAGGCGGAGGCGGAGGCGCTGCGCGCCGCGGCCCGCGCCGACGGCGAGCAGGTCCTGGACGAGGCCCGGCAGGCGGCCGACAAGCGGCGGGCCGACGCGGCCGAGCAGGCCGACACGCTGGTCGCCGAGGCCACGGCCGAGGCGGAGCGGATCCGCGTGGAGTCGGAGCGGGTCAGGGCGGAGGCCGAGGCGGCGGCCGAGGAGATGCGCTCCGAGGCGCGTGCCGAGGCGGACCGCACGCTCGACGAGGCCCGGGAGGCCGGCGCGAAGAAGCGGGCGGACGCGGCCGAGCAGGCGGACCAGCTGATGGCGAAGGCCCAGGAGGAGGCGCTGCGCGCCACCACCGAGGCGGAGTCGCAGGCGGACACGATGGTCGGCGCGGCCCGCAAGGAGGCCGAGCGGATCGTCGCCGAGGCGACCATCGAGGGCAACTCGCTGGTCGAGAAGGCCCGTACGGACGCGGACGAGCTGCTGATCGGGGCGCGCAGCGACGCCACGGCCATAAGGGACCGTGCGGAGGAGCTGCGCGGCCGGGTCGAGGGTGAGATCGAGGAGCTGCACGAGCGGGCGCGGCGCGAGACGGCCGAGCAGATGAAGACGGCCGGCGAGCGCGTGGACAAGCTGGTGACGGCGGCGACCGAGCAGCGGGCGGAGGCCGAGGAGAAGTCCAAGGAGATGCTCTCCGAGGCGAGTTCCGAGGCGAGCAAGGTGCGCATCGCCGCGGTGAAGCGGGCGGAGGCGCTCCTCAAGGAGGCCGAGCAGAAGAAGGCCTCGCTCGTCGCGGAGGCGGAGAAGATCAAGGCGGAGGCGGAGCAGGAGGCCGAGCGGCTCGTCGAGGAGGGCAAGCGCGAGCTGGAGGTGCTGGTCCGTCGGCGCGAGAGCATCAATGCCGAGATCTCCCGTGTCCAGGACGTCCTCGAAGCGTTGGAGTCTTTCGAGGCGCCGGGCGGTGGGGCGAAGTCCGGCGGCGCCCAGACGGTCAAGGCGGGCGCGTCCGCGGGGTCCACTCGTTCGAGTGGCAAGTCCTCGGAGAGCTAGCCACTCAAAAGGCTGGACATTCTCCAGATCAAACGGGCATACGCTCGATGACACGCCGCTTCGGCCCCTAGGATTCCCTCTAACACCTCACCGGTCTCTTTCGACAGGAACCTCATGAGCGACACATCCTCCCCCTTCGGCTTCGAGCTCGTGCGGCGTGGTTACGACCGCGGTCAGGTGGACGACCGCATTACCAAGCTCGTCGCCGACCGTGACAGCGCTCTGTCGCGGATCACCTCTCTGGAAAAGCGCATCGAGGAACTCCACCTCGAAACGCAGAACGCCCAGGCCCAGGTCAGCGACGCCGAGCCGTCGTACGCCGGTCTCGGCGCGCGGGTCGAGAAGATCCTGCGGCTGGCCGAGGAGGAGGCGAAGGACCTGCGTGAGGAGGCCCGTCGCGCCGCCGAGCAGCACCGCGAGCTGGCCGAGTCGGCCGCCCAGCAGGTGCGCAACGACGCGGAGTCCTTCGCGGCCGAGCGCAAGGCGAAGGCCGAGGACGAGGGCGTCCGGATCGTCGAGAAGGCGCAGGGCGAGGCCAACTCGCTGCGTTCCGAGGCGCAGAAGGACGCGCAGTCGAAGCGCGAGGAGGCGGACGCCCTCTTCGAGGAGACCCGCGCCAAGGCGGCCCAGGCCGCCGCGGACTTCGAGACCAACCTGGCCAAGCGCCGGGAGCAGTCGGAGCGGGACCTGGCCGCGCGTCAGGCGAAGGCCGAGAAGCGTCTGGCGGAGATCGAGCACCGGGCGGAGCAGCTGCGCCTGGAGGCCGAGAAGCTGCGGACGGACGCGGAGCGCCGGGCCCGCCAGACGGTGGAGACCGCGCAGCGCCAGGCCGAGGACATCGTGGCCGACGCGAACGCCAAGGCCGACCGGATCCGCAGCGAATCGGAGCGCGAGCTGGCGGCGCTGACGAACCGCCGCGACTCCATCAACGCGCAGCTGACCAACGTCCGCGAGATGCTGGCCACGCTGACCGGTGCCGCGGTGGCCGCGGCCGGCTCCCCGATCGACGACGAGCGCACCGCGGGCGTCCCCGCCCAGCAGTCGCGCTAGTCGCCGGCGGCCCCCGGGCCGTCAGGAGTTCCCGAAAACCCCCTGCCATTCCGGTGGCGGGGGGTTTCGCGTGCCCTTAGGTTGGTACGCATGATCGAGCTTGAGGGCCTCACCAAGCGGTACGGGTCGAAGACCGCGGTCGACCGTCTCAGCTTCACCGTGCGGCCCGGCGTCGTCACCGGCTTCCTGGGGCCGAACGGGGCGGGCAAGTCGACCACGATGCGGATGATGCTCGACCTGGACAACCCGACGAGCGGGACGGTCCGGATCGACGGCAAGCACTACCGGGAGCTCCAGGAGCCGCTGAAGTACATCGGGGCGCTGCTCGACGCCAAGGCGATGCACGGCGGCCGCTCGGCGTACAACAACCTGCTGTGCCTGGCCCAGTCGAACCGCATCCCGGCGCGGCGGGTCGACGAGGTGCTCGATCTGGTCGGTCTGACGGCGGTGGCGCGGAAGAAGTCGAAGGGCTTCTCGCTCGGTATGGGGCAACGGCTCGGTATCGCCTCGGCGTTGCTCGGTGATCCCGAGATCCTGATGTTCGACGAACCCGTCAATGGTCTGGACCCCGAGGGAATTCACTGGATCCGCAATCTGATGAAGGCGCTCGCCGCGGACGGCCGGACGATCTTCGTTTCCAGCCATCTGATGAGTGAAATGGCGCTGACGGCGGATCATCTCATCGTCATCGGGCAGGGAAAGCTGCTGGCCGACACGTCGATGGCGGATTTCATCCAGCAGAATTCCCGGAGTTACGTCCGGTTGCGCTCCCCGCAACAGGAACGCCTGCGGGACCTGCTGCACGCGAACGGTTTTGTCGCGGTCGAGGCGGGCGGCGGGACGCTGGAGGTGGACGGGACGACGACGGAGAAGCTGGGCGAGCTGGCGGCCTCCCACCAGATCGTGCTGCACGAGCTGAGCTCCCAGCGGGCCTCGCTCGAAGAGGCGTTCATGCAGATGACGGCGGGCGCGGTGGAGTACCACGCGCACGGGACGGACGTACACGGCGGCGGGGGCGTGCCCCACGCCCCGGTCGACGGGCCCCGCTGGGGCGAGAGCTTCGAGGGAGCCTGATCGATGGCAGCGGCATCCGCGGTCCTCCAGTCGGAGTGGACCAAGATCCGAACGGTCGCGTCGACCATCTGGACGCTGGCGAGCGCCCTGCTCGTGACGGTGGCGATGAGCGCGGCGCTGTGCGCGCTGATGAGCTCCCAGTACGCCAAGCTGTCCGACGTCGAGCGGGCGACCTTCGACCCCACCTTCCTCAGTTTCTCCGGGATGGTGCTCGGGCAGCTGGCGATGGTGGTCTTCGGCGTGCTGGTGGTCGGCACCGAGTACTCCTCGGGCATGATCCGCACCTCGCTGGCGGCCGTCCCGCAGCGGGCGAGCTTCCTCTTCTCGAAGATCGCCGTGGCGGGCGGGCTCGCCCTGGTGGTGGGCCTGGCGACCAGCTTCCTCTCCTTCTTCCTCGGCCAGGCCCTGCTCGGCGAGCACCGCACCACCCTGGGCGCGGACAACGTGCTGCGGGCGGTGGTCGGCGGCGGGCTCTACATGGGCCTGATCGCGATCTTCTCGATGGGCGTGGCGACGATGCTGCGCTCCTCGATGCTGTCGCTCGGCATCCTGGTGCCCTTCTTCTTCCTGATCTCCCAGATCCTGTCGGCGGTGCCGAAGGCCAAGGAGGTCGCCCGTTACTTCCCCGACCAGGCCGGCGCCAAGATCATGCAGGTCGTGCCGGACGCGATGGGCTCGGACGAGGCGCCGTACGGCCCGTGGGGCGGCCTCGGGATCATGCTGATCTGGGTGGTGGCCGCACTGCTCGGCGGCTACCTGGTCCTGAAGAACCGCGACGCCTGAGCCCTCGTCCGGCCCGGCCGGTTCGCTCCCGCCCTCGCTGAGCGCCGAGAGGTAACGGTTCCGCTTCGTCGGAACCGTCAACGGCTGGATAAGCTCCTAGCTCATACGGGGGGCTCCGGCCACCGGCCGCCACGCCCCGACGACGACCTGACCTGTCGATGGGGCTGGAGAATGATCGAGGCAGTCGGCCTGACGAAGCGCTATGGCGCCAAGACGGCCGTGTACAACCTTTCCTTCCAGGTGAGGCCCGGCCATGTCACCGGCTTCCTGGGCCCCAACGGCTCGGGCAAGTCCACGACCATGCGCATGATCCTCGGCCTGGACACGCCGACCTCCGGCCGGGTGACCATCGGCGGTCACCCCTTCCGGAGCCTGCCGAACGCGCCCCGGCAGGTCGGCGCGCTGCTCGACGCGAAGGCCGTGCACGGCGGCCGCAGCGCCCGCAGCCACCTGCTGTCGCTCGCCCAGCTGGCCGGCATCCCGGCGCAGCGGGTCGACGAGGTGCTCGGGGTCGTGGGCCTCCAGGACGTCGCCAAGCGCCGTTCCAAGGGCTTCTCGCTGGGCATGGGGCAGCGGCTGGGCATCGCCGCGGCGCTGCTCGGCGACCCGCAGGTGCTGCTCTTCGACGAGCCGGTCAACGGCCTCGACCCCGAGGGCATCCTCTGGGTGCGCAACCTGATGAAGAAGCTGGCCTCCGAGGGGCGGACGGTCTTCGTCTCCAGCCATCTGATGAGCGAGATGGCGCTGACCGCCGACCACCTGATCGTGATCGGCCGAGGCCAGCTGCTCGCCGACATGAGCGTGACCGACTTCATCTCGGCGAACTCCGCCGACTTCGCCCGGGTCCGCACCCCGGGGACGGAGCCGCAGCAGCGGGAGAAGCTGACCACCGTGCTCACCGAGGCCGGCGGCCAGGTCATGCCGGAGCCGGACGGCGCGCTGCGCGTGACCGGGCTCGCGCTGCCCCGGATCAGCGACCTCGCGCACGGGGCGGACGTCCGCCTGTGGGAGCTCTCGCCGCACCAGGCCTCGCTGGAGGAGGCGTACATGCGGATGACGCAGGGCGCCGTCGACTACCGCTCGACCGACGACCGGCTCGCCCACCTCCAGGCGCCGCAGCCGCAGCCGTACGGGCTCCCGCAGCCGGAGGGGTACGCGGTCCCCGAGGTGCCGCAGCAGGGCTGGTACGCCCCGCCGCCGCCCGGACAGAACCCGTACGCCACCCCGCAGAACCCGCAGCAGGGCCAGAACCCCGAGGAAGCCCGATGACGACCCCGTACGCCTACGTCTCCCCGATCCCGGTCCGCAAGGCGCACCTCGGCGACGCGCTGGCCTCCGAGTGGACCAAGATCCGCTCGGTGCGCTCCACCATGTGGACGCTGGGGGTCATGGTGCTGCTGATGCTCTCCATCGGCCTGGGCGTCGCGGCCATCGCCTCGGCCTCCAAGGCCCCGATGGGCGAGGAGTCCGCGCTCGGCTTCGGCTTCTTCGGGATGCTGCCGGCCTCGATCTGCGTGATCACGCTCGGCGTCCTGACCATCGCCTCCGAGTACGGCACCGGCATGATCCGGACCACCCTGACGGCCTGCCCGAGCCGGGCCCGGGTGCTCACGGCGAAGGCGATCGTCTTCTTCCTGCTGGTCTTCACGGTCACCACCGTGATCGCGACCCTCGTGGCCGTCGCGCAGGTCGCGATCGTGGACACCGCGGTGGCGCCGACGGGGGCCGAGTGGCTGCGGGCGACGGTCGGGGCGGGCGCCTACCTCGCCATGCTCGGCCTGCTGTCGCTGGCGATGGGCACGCTCATCCGGCACTCGGCGGGTGCGATCACGGTGATGATCGGCCTGCTGCTGCTCCCGCTGGTGGCGGCCCTCTTCATGTTCTCCGAGGCGCTGAAGTCGGTACAGGAGTTCCTGTTCACCTACGCGATCCCCTCGCAGATGATCGCCCTGTACAGCGAGACCGCGCCGTTCGGCGAGAACGGCCCGGCGGGCTGGGAGCCGCTGCTGATCATGGCGGGCGTCACGGCCGTGGTGTTCGGCGGCGCCTTCGCGCTGCTGAACAGCCGGGACGTGTGAGCCGCCGGCCCGCTCAGTACTTCGGCGCGTTGCGGGACCGCTGCACCCGGCTGGTGCGGCGGTCCTTCGCGTTCCAGCAGGCCTTGTGCCAGTGCCTGCGGTCGTCCACTCCCCCGTACTCGGGCCAGGCCACCACGTGCGGGGCGCCGCCGGGGATCTCCTGGTCGCAGCCGGGGCAGCGGTAGCGCTTGCCGGGCGCGCTCGCGCCGGCGACATGGCGGACGTACCACTCCTCGCCCTGCCAGGTCTCGCTGCGCTGCGAGCCGCCGTACCGGTCGCCCTGCTCGCCCTGCGGATCGGGGTTCGCACCGCCTCGGGCGCGGTTGTGGCGCGGGGACACTTCGACACCTCACGGGGGCGTAGACACTGAAGGTTCCGTCCAGCCTACGGGCCGCGACGGGGTCGCTCCGCACCCGGCCGCGGCGGATCAGCCGAAAATCGCAAGAACTTCATGAACGCCCGTTGCCTTTGGCACGTGTCAGACGTTGTTGCCGGTACGACGGGAAGTCCGCGAGGGGTTCGCGAGGGGGCGAACGCGTCGGCCGCAAGGAGGCAGAAGGCGATGCGCGTGGGTACGTTCGTGCTGGCCGCCCAGTTCCCGGGCCAGGGTCAGCAGGAGGCGCTGCACCGGGCGGTGCGGACCGCCGAAGCGGCCGAGGAGGCGGGGCTCGACTCCGTCTGGCTCGCCGAGCACCACTTCGTGCCGTACGGGGTCTGCCCGTCGGCCGTCACCCTGGCCGGGCTGCTCCTCGGGCGCACCCGCCGGCTGCGGGTCGGCACGGCGGTCAGCGTGCTGCCGAGCGCGCACCCGGTCGCGCTGGGCGAGCAGGCGGCGCTGCTGCACGTGGCCTCCGGGGGAAGGTTCACCCTCGGAGTGGGCCGCGGGGGCCCGTGGGTGGACCTGGAGGTGTTCGGCGCGGGGCTCCCCGCGTACGAGCAGGGCTTCCCCGAATCGCTCGACCTGCTGCTCCGCTGGCTCCGGGAGCCCCGGGTCGGCGCCCAGGGGGAACGATTCGCTTTCCGTGAGGTGGCGGTCGTGCCGGGCCCCGGCGAGCTGATCGGCGGGCCGGCCTCGCCCGAGGTGGTGGTCGCCTGCACCTCGCCGACGAGCGTGCGGCTCGCCGCCGAGCGGGGGCTGCCGATGCTCCTCGGCATGCACTGCGGGGACGAGGAGAAGGCCGAGGCGGTCGCCCTGTGGAGGCGGTGCGCGCGGGAGGCCGGGCGGGACCCGGACGAGATCGCGCGGATCGGCGCCGGCCATGTCTCGGCCGGGGTGGTCCAGCTCGCGGACCGCGGCGCGGACGCGGCGGAGGCTCTGGTGAAGGCGATGCCGGGCTGGCTGAAGCAAGGGCTTGACGCCCATGTGACCGTGGACGGCAGGCACCGCGCGATGCGCGACCCGGTGGCGTACACGGAGCTCCTGTGCGGGCTGCACCCGGTGGGCACCCCGCGGCTCGCGGCGGACCGGCTCGCGGCGACGGCGGAGCGGACCGGCATCACCCGCTTCGCCCTGCTCGCCGAGGGCTCCGGCGAGCTCGCCGCCACCGAGGAGAACGTGCGGCGCCTGGGCGCCGAGGTGCTCCCGCTGCTCGTCTGACCCCCTGGGGGTGAGGCAGGACCGTGCTGCCGCTCCGGCATCTCTTCGCTCTCCCGCGATGCGGAGCGGCAGCACCAGGCCTTGTCAGCAGTCGCGCAGTTCGGGCGACTGGTTGAGGAGCTGGCCCCGTATCGAGGTGAAGCGGGCGAGCCGCTCGTCCACGGAGGGGTCCAGCGGGAAGACCGCCACGCGGTGGCAGTTCTGGAAGGCGAGGCGCACCCCGAAGTGCCGCTGGAGCGCACCGCGGATGGCATCGCTCGCCAGGGCGCGCAACAGCTGACCACGTGCCTGCTCATTCGGCGGCGGCGTCTGGTTGTCGGCGAACTCGCCGCCGTCGA
The DNA window shown above is from Streptomyces showdoensis and carries:
- a CDS encoding acetyl-CoA C-acetyltransferase, which codes for MSGTTGTTSVIVAGARTPMGRLLGSLKSFSGADLGGFAIKAALDRAGIGGDQVQYVIMGQVLQAGAGQIPARQAAVKAGIPMNVPALTVNKVCLSGLDAIALADQLIRAGEFDVVVAGGQESMTNAPHLLPKSREGYKYGAIEMLDAMAYDGLTDAFENIAMGESTEKHNTRLGIPRGVQDEIAALSHQRAAAAQKNGVFEAEITPVEIPQRKGDPVVFSQDEGIRAETTAESLGKLRPAFAKDGTITAGTSSQISDGAAAVVVMSKAKAEELGLEWIAEIGAHGNVAGPDNSLQSQPSNAILHALKKEGLEVADLDLIEINEAFAAVAHQSMKDLGVTPEKVNVNGGAIALGHPIGMSGARVVLHLALELKRRGGGVGAAALCGGGGQGDALIVKVPGK
- the mce gene encoding methylmalonyl-CoA epimerase codes for the protein MLTRIDHIGIACRNLDETVAFYKATYGFEVFHEEVNEEQGVREAMLKINETSDGGASYLQLLEPTREDSAVGKWLAKNGEGVHHIAFGTADVDGDAEAIRGKGVRVLYDEPRIGSMGSRITFLHPKDCHGVLTELVTSAEPSADHSSAEH
- the scy gene encoding polarized growth protein Scy: MRGYERQESQRAEDDHLSRFEAEMDRLKTEREKAVQHAEDLGYQVEVLRAKLHEARRTIASRPAYDSADIGYQAEQMLRNAQVQAEQLRQDAERELREARAQTQRILQEHAEQQARLQSELHTEAVTRRQQLDQELNERRQTVESHVNENVAWAEQLRARTEAQARRLMEESRAEAEQSLAAARAEAARVAEETRRRIGTEAEAARAEAEAILLRARKDAERMLGAASSQAQEATSHAEQLRSATTAETEQARREAAELSRAAEQRLQEAEERLREARTEAERALSEAKESAAKQLASAESVNEQRTRTAKAEIARLVGEATKEAEALKEQAGEKLREATAEAEKLVSEASEKARTVAAEDSAAALAKAARTAEEVLSKASQDAQETTRKAAEEAERIRREAEAEADRLRSTAEEQADELLGSAKDDTKEYRAKTVELQEEARRLRGEAEQLRAEAIAEGERIRGEARREAVGQIEESAKTAEELLTKARRDAEELRTSAGAESERVRGEAVERAQTLRTQAEETLERTRAEAERMRAEAEEQAESVKEAAEEIAVAVRDEAERAAAARQAEAAEELTRLHTEAEAKLSAAGEELTDARAEAERIRREAAEESERQRAEAAERVRTLQAQAEQEAERLRAEASQDASTARAEAESAATTLREEAGAEAERLRSEAQETADRVRAEAASAAERVAAEAAEALAAAQEEANRRRREAEETLDSARSEADREREHARERSEELLASARKRVEEAQAEAHRLVEEADARATELVSGAQQTAQDVRDSVSGLRETAEEEIAGLRSAAEHAAERTRTEAQEEADRVRADAYEERERATEDANRTRERAREESEAAKALAERTVTDALAEAEKLRADTAEYAQRVRTEATDALASSEQDAARTRADARDDANRIRSEAAAQSETVVGEARAEAERITAEAEQVLDEARQAADKRRSDAAEQADALVGEATAEAERLTAEAALVLDEARETADKRRSDAAEQADALVAEATAEAERITTEAAELLESTEQDATRLRTEAEQVKVDGEAHAQALRTAALEDADRILDEARQAADKRRSDAAEQADALVAEATAEAERITTEAVELLESTEQDAARLRAEAEQVKADGEAEAEALRAAARADGEQVLDEARQAADKRRADAAEQADTLVAEATAEAERIRVESERVRAEAEAAAEEMRSEARAEADRTLDEAREAGAKKRADAAEQADQLMAKAQEEALRATTEAESQADTMVGAARKEAERIVAEATIEGNSLVEKARTDADELLIGARSDATAIRDRAEELRGRVEGEIEELHERARRETAEQMKTAGERVDKLVTAATEQRAEAEEKSKEMLSEASSEASKVRIAAVKRAEALLKEAEQKKASLVAEAEKIKAEAEQEAERLVEEGKRELEVLVRRRESINAEISRVQDVLEALESFEAPGGGAKSGGAQTVKAGASAGSTRSSGKSSES
- a CDS encoding cellulose-binding protein — protein: MSDTSSPFGFELVRRGYDRGQVDDRITKLVADRDSALSRITSLEKRIEELHLETQNAQAQVSDAEPSYAGLGARVEKILRLAEEEAKDLREEARRAAEQHRELAESAAQQVRNDAESFAAERKAKAEDEGVRIVEKAQGEANSLRSEAQKDAQSKREEADALFEETRAKAAQAAADFETNLAKRREQSERDLAARQAKAEKRLAEIEHRAEQLRLEAEKLRTDAERRARQTVETAQRQAEDIVADANAKADRIRSESERELAALTNRRDSINAQLTNVREMLATLTGAAVAAAGSPIDDERTAGVPAQQSR
- a CDS encoding ABC transporter ATP-binding protein, with protein sequence MIELEGLTKRYGSKTAVDRLSFTVRPGVVTGFLGPNGAGKSTTMRMMLDLDNPTSGTVRIDGKHYRELQEPLKYIGALLDAKAMHGGRSAYNNLLCLAQSNRIPARRVDEVLDLVGLTAVARKKSKGFSLGMGQRLGIASALLGDPEILMFDEPVNGLDPEGIHWIRNLMKALAADGRTIFVSSHLMSEMALTADHLIVIGQGKLLADTSMADFIQQNSRSYVRLRSPQQERLRDLLHANGFVAVEAGGGTLEVDGTTTEKLGELAASHQIVLHELSSQRASLEEAFMQMTAGAVEYHAHGTDVHGGGGVPHAPVDGPRWGESFEGA